The sequence GGCCGAACCATTGTTGTCGCCGTCGAGCGGACAGGGTATGCCGTCGATGTCGGCGGTGCGGTTCCCGGTGCCCGCATCGATGGCGGGGGAGCCATGGACCAGGATGAAATCGTGATTGGCCGCATCGGCAAAGAGCGGATCGCCGGTCATGTTGCCCGTTCCGGCATAGCCCTCTTCAACAATGCTGTAGGTGATGTCGGGAAAATTATCGTGCCAGACTTCGAGGTCGGTGGGCCCCGGCGCGGTGGTGATCGTGTTGCCGAAGAAGATGCAGTTGACGATGGTCGGCAGGTTGGCCGTTGCGCTGGCACTGTGCGATCCGTTGTAGATGGCCGCGCCCTTGTCCCACGCTTCGTTGTTGGCGAAGGTGCAGTTGACGATGGTCGGCGAAGAGCTTCCATCGTTGCCCATGGCACCGGCCATGATGGCATAGTTGCCGGCGAAGACGCAGTTGGTGAGGAAGGGGGAGCAATAGAAGTCGTTGTACATCCCTCCGCCTTTGCCGTCGCAGGTGTTGTCGAGAAAGCGGCAATTCACGAAGGCGGGATGCGTGGCCACATCGTTCTGTACGGCGCCGCCGCGCCCGCCGGAGGTGTTGCCGACAAACGTGCAGTTTTCATAGTAGGGGTTCGGGTCATCGTCGCTGCCTCTGGCTGTCGTACTGACCATGTTGTAGGCACCGCCTGCCTTGCCGGCATGGTTGTTGGTGACGATGCAGTTGTAGAATGAAGCGGCGGCCTGGAAGTTGATGATGCCTCCGCCGGCGCTGTGGTTGATGCCCGCCACGATGGCTTCGGCGCTGGTCGAGTTTAATCCCGTGTTTGCGCCACCGCCCGTGTTGGGGCCATCGGCATAGCCGTCGCGGATGGTGAACCCATCAAGCACGGCACCGGTGGCGTTGGTGCAGGAAACCACATGGAAGGAGTTGTCGGTGGCCAATCCCGGATCGCCAATGTTTCCACTGAGGATTGTTGGGTTTGCGATCCAGTCGCGCATGGATCGGTCGGTCTCGGTGCCGTCGAAACCGCCATACACCGCAATGTTGCTTTTTAGCAGGATGGTGGTCCGACGCAACGTTCCTCCGGTCGGGGCATAGGTTCCGGCGGCCACCCAAACCTCGGGGTCGCCGGCCGTTTCCGCCGCGTCGATGCCTTCCTGAACGGTATTGAAGGCGGTGGCCCAGGAGGCCCCGTCTTCGGTGCCGGTGTTTCCTGCATCCACATGGATGGCGGCTTCGGCGGTCGCCGCGAGAAGCAGCCCGGTCAGTAGATAGGAAAATGCTTTCATGTTGTTGCCCTGTTTTGATTGGTTGCTCATTGGAACACCACCGAAGTTGCATCCGAATCGACATCGGCCTCGCCGGTGCCGCCGCTGTTGTTCAGGAAGGTGTTGCCGGACAACGTCAACTCCGACTTATAGTCGTTGGCGATCGCACCGCCGCCGGTGCCGGCGGAGTTGCCAACGAACGACGTGTTGGTGACGGCGGTCTCGCTGCCCTCGAAGTTATAGATGCCGCCACCGCGATAGCTGGCGGAGTTGCCCGCGAAGGAGCAGTCGATGAAGACCGGCGAGGAGATGCCCACCTGGGAGGCGAGGTCGTCGGTAAAGAACGCGCCGCCCTTGCCGGTGGTGCTGTTGGCCGAAAACGTGCAATCGTGGAACCACGGCGACGAGCCGTAGTCCGCATAGATGGCGCCGCCGGCCCAGTCGGCGACATTGTGCGCGAAGGTGCAGTTGGAAAAGGTTCCGCTGCATCCATTGCGCAACAGTAGCGCCGCGCCTCGCTTGGCGGTGTTGTTGGAAAATACGCAATCGGTGAAGTCGGACGACGATGCGTTGTAGGCATAGACCCCCGCGCCCTCATGGGCATGGTTGCCGGTGAAGATGCATTGGTTGACGGTCATCGAAATTTCGTCCACGCAAAACAGGCCCGCACCGTGCAGATTCTGGCCGGCGCCATCCGCCTTTCCGCCGGTAATCGTGAACCCGTCCAGCGTTGCTCCGTTTGCCCCGACGATTACGTGGTAGCTGTTGTCGGCACCAAGGTCACCGCTGAGCGTTGTTACATGCGCCGCCGGATTGCGTTGGTCTTCGCTGGTTTCGCTGCCGTCGAATCCGCCAAGCAGGTGGACGCCGCTCTCCAGCATGAAGCTGGCGGAACGATCCGAATTCGTGGCGGGCCGGTAGATGCCTTCGGCCACCCAGACGTTGGCTCCGCCTTGCGCCTCGGCTTCGTCGATGCCGGCCTGCACGGTTTGGAATGCCGAAGTCCAGGAGGTGCCATCCCATGGGCCGGTGAGGTTGTCCAGGTCGACATAAACCTGCATCGGTGTGTTGGTCCAGCTATCGAGTTTTTCCGCGAGCGCGTCGTAGATGGCGGCATCAACCGTGCCCAGCGATCCTTCCAGCAGGTTGATCTCTTCCAGCGGATCGACCGAAAGGTTGTAGAATTCTTCGTCCTGGCCATCCTTGCGGATCAGTTTGTAGGATCCGCTCCGGATGCCGCGTCCGGAGCCGCCACCCGGCACCAGGTTGTCGGTTTCCACCAGCACGGAATCCTCGGCGGGGGCGAATGTTCCGTTGTCGAGGATCGGAACGAGCGACCGTGAATCCGCGCCCGTCTCCGGCGGAACCCCGCCCGCCAATTCAATGATCGTGGCGAAAAGGTCGGCCACGTGGACGACGGAATCGTTGGTGCGTCCGCCATCGGCCACATCGGCCCCCCAGATGAAGAAGGGGACGTGGGTTCCGCCTTCGTAGAGGCTTCCCTTGGCGCGCCCGGCAATGTCGTAAGGCGGTTGGATGACGTCGTTGGCGGTGCCGTTGTCGCCGATGAAAATGATGGTCGTGTTGTTGGTGTCGATCTCGTCGAGCAACCAGCCGATGCGGTTGTCCATGGCCTCGATGATCGCTTCGTAGAACGGGCGCGGATGGTTGGTGGTGTCCAGCCCCGTCAAATCCACCGTGAACAGGTTCGGGGGCGGTTGGTGCAGCGGCGTGTGGGCGGCGTTGAAGCCGATCCAGGCAAACCAGTTGTTGGTGCCCTGGGCATTGATCCATGCGGCGGCGTCCTTCGTGTTTTCGGTTGTGGCATAGGTTTGGGTAACGTTGGTTTCAACCCCGTCCACCACCTTGGTCCAACGGCGATAGTTGTTCAGTCCGCCACCGAGTGCGCCGGAAAAATGCGGCCACCCGCCCAGCTCGTTGGGGCCGTCGTTTCCGCCACCGAGGTGCCATTTGCCAAAGCTGGCTAGTTCGTAGTCCAGACCCTGGTCGGCAAAGATTTCCGGCAGGGTGTATTCCGCGGCCGAAAAGTTTTCCGACGACTGGGGGCTCAGCACGCCGGTGCGGTAGCCGTAGCGCCCGGTCAGGATCGACGAGCGGGTCGGCGAACAGGTCGGATAGGCATAGCCATTTGAAAACAGCACCCCGTCCTTCGCCAGGGCCTGGAGCGTCGGGATCGGCGGGAAGCTTGCCGTCGGATCGTCGTTCGAGATATGCAGGCTGTCGAGACCGATATCGTCGCCGATGATCAGCAGAATGTTGTTTTGCTGCGCCTGCGCGGCGGCATGGCAAAGCAGTAGGGCAATCAGTATTCGTTTCATGGGGTTTTCCTATTTCCTGTTGCGCTTGCCACGGGCCTGCGCCTGGTCTTTCGACGGATCGTAGTCGGGGTTCGGGGTCGGAAGCTGGGCGTCGGTTTCCTTGAGGCGCCGCTCCATCTTGGCCACCAGCTCTTTAAGTTTTTCCGGATTGGATGTCGAGAGGTCGTCCTGTTCGCCGATGTCCCTCGAGAGATTGAACAGTTCGTAGCGCTCGTCTTCCCAGTGCTTCAGTAGTTTGAAGTCGCCTTCGATGATGGCGGTCTGCGGTTTTTGCGGCCCTTGCCCGTAGTGCGGGTAGTGGAAGAGCAACGGCTTTTCACGTGCAATGCTTTTTGTTTTGCCTGTCAGCAACGGGGCCGCCGAGGTGCCGTCAACCTGGCCTGGATCGATTCCAACCCAGTCGCAGAAGGTCGGCATCAGATCGCAGCCGGTCACCGCAATATCCGATCGCGTTCCGGGGGCAATGCCGGGGCCGCTGATGACGAGGGGGACGCGGATGCCTCCTTCGTAGAGGGTTCCCTTGCCGGCGTTGAGCGGTTGGTTGTTCGGGCGGCGCGGCGAGCCGGGTGCGCCGTTGTCGGACATGAAAACAAGGTAGGTGTTGCGGGCGATGCCGAGGTCGGCAACGGCTGTCATCAGGGTTCCGAGGCTGGTGTCGAGATCCCAGGCCATGCCGGCGTTTTGCGAATCGGAATGGCGCTTGCCCGCCGGGAGCTTTTCAAACTTATCGCCGGATTCCTTGAGCGTCTCGATGGGGGAATGGACGGCATAGTGCGAGAGCTGGAGATAGAAAGGGCGACCGGCTTCCACCTGCTGCTTCATGAATTTAATGCCCCGCTCGGTGAGGCTGAAGATTTCCTTCGGATCGGATTCGCTTCCGTGCGTTTCGTTACCAGTGGCGCCGTCATGATAATCAAAACCATACATTCCTGCATCGTCGCCCTGGCCGATGTGCCATTTGCCCAGCAATGCGGTGGCATAGCCTTCGGCCTGCAGATGGGTTCCAATGGTTGGAAAATCTGTCGAGAGTTGGCCGGCCTGCTGCGGGGTGGTCAGCTTGCGTGTGTTATCGGAGCGACCGCCGCCGGGGGTGGTGATGTGGACTTCGGCGGGCGTCTTGCCGGTTAAAACAGCGGCGCGGCTAGGCGTGCAGAGCGAGGCGGGGGAATAGGCTTGCGAAAAGACCATGCCTTTTGCGGCGAGCTTTTCGAGGTTGGGCGTCAGGTAAAAATCGCTTTTTGAGGCGGCATCGCCTGCGATCATGGCGAGGGAGGTGCCGGTCCAGCCCATATCGTCGGCATAAACAAAAACGATGTTGGGGAGCCCATCGGCGGCCTTCGCCCGGTTGATGCCGGGGGCCTGTTGGGGGGCCGCTTCGGAGGGGCGTGTTTCGCGCCCGCCCCGATTCGGGGGTGCCGGCGCGGCGGCGGCTTCCTCGGGGGTAATGGTTCCGTCGCTATCGAGGTCGAGCAGGATGAAGCGTTGGATCGGCCCGCGGAATTCATCTTCGGTAATCTTGCCGTCCTGGTTGGCATCGAACCGTGTAAACAGGCGTTGTGCCGATGGGCCTTGCTTCCCGACGGACTGCTCGGTCCGGTGGCGGTCGGGGGTGGCATCGCCGGTCACCTGGTCGCTGACTGCGGATGCGGTGGCTGCCGCAAGCGCAAGCATAGGGATGAGGTATTTTTTCATGATGTTTTCCTGTCCGGCCATTCAGTCCCGCATCCGGTTTTTCGCCTGAGTCCAGGCACGTCGCCGTTTGTCGAGAGGTTCGCAAACATGGCGCGGTTCGTATCGGGTTCCGGTGTTGGCATGCTAACACCAACGGGCGCGGCGGCGGGATATTGTGGAGTGTTGTTATAATAATCCCAAGGTCGTGAAACCTGAACCGGCGAGTGCTTCGCTTTATGGTAACGCGGTGACGGGGCGGTCGGGATGAGAGGCGGACAATTGGATCTGGACCGCAGGTTAAGTTAGATTTGTCGCTTGGTCCCCTGGCATGAAAGGGTGGTACCCCGGGCGGGACTCGAACCCACTACCTACAGATTAGGAATCTATACCAAAAGATGAAAAACCTTAGAAAAAATCATGTAATGGCGATTAGTGGTGTCCTTGTGGTGTCTTTATTGTTGCAGAGTAGCCCCTCCAAGGGTACGGTTCGGGACAGTTCAAGATCCTAAACCCTCAACCACAAGGAAGGGCTACATATGAAAACTATCAAAGCAGCAGGCAAAAGCAAGCGGGCACCTAAAGGCATGGGCCGCCTTTACATTCGTGGAAAGGACCGGAAGGAATACCCAGCAGGGACTCCCAACGTAGAAGGCGGAGCTTATTGGTTAGCTTATCTGAAACCCACGGGCGCAACCGATGCCAATGGAAAGCCGGTCAAAAAGAAAACACGCGTATCCCTAAAGGATGCAGACGGAAATTCCATTACCACCAAGAAAGAAGCGGAAGAGGCTCAGAAGCGCATAATTCATCAATATGTAGCCACCAGTAAGGAAGAGCAGTTGATCAGTCTTAAAGCGAAGATTGAGGAAGCTACAGAAGAGCGCGTCAAAGCAGTAGAAGAGGCAAACCCTCCGCTTGCTATCAGTGAAGCATGGGAAAGCTATCGTGATAATCCCAAGGCCGACCTAACCAGCAATATTGATACTCTCAAAGGATATATTGGCTACTGGAAGGCATTTTCAGAATGGCTAGGGGAAAGAAACCCTCATGCTGTATACCTGCGGGATGTAACCGACAAGGATGCAGAAACTTATTCCAAGCATCTAAGAAAGCAGTTGGCGCGCGGCACCTATAACAAGCAAATCCGCTTTTTACGTTCCCTATTTACAGTGGTGGCGAAGGATGCACGTATAGCGGAAAATCCTTTTGAGGGAATCCTTACTATCGATAAGGAAGAGGAGCGGGATTCTCGCCGCGCGTTAAGTGTTGAAGAGCTGCGGACTATTCTGGAACGGGCGGAAGGTGAATTAGCGACTCTGCTGTTTCTTGGTACGTTTCTCGGGCTACGCTTGGGTGACTGCTGTACTCTCTCTTGGTCGGAATGTAACCTCGCAAAGGGGTTGGTCTTCCGGAAGACCAACAAGGCCAAGAAAAGGGTTTCCGTTGGAATTCCGGCACCATTAATGGAGCTCCTGCTTCAAACTCCTGCATCAAATCGTAAGGGATATATCGTTCCTGATTTCGCTGGTCGGTACACATACAGAAACGCGACCGGCGCAACTACACAACGAGGGTCCATTACTGATCAGGTTCAGAAGCATCTGGGGACTGTCTGCGGTATCAGGTTGTATAAAGAGGGTACCGGGAAGACACCTGAATATTTGGAGAAACTTAAGCAATGGGAGCAGGGCGGTTGTAAAGGTAAAAAACCCACGTATAAGCGCGCTGTTGTTGAGGTTGGGTTTCATTCGCTCCGGCATTCCTATGTTTCGTTACAGGCGGCTACAGGCACCCCTCAGGCTGTTGTGCAGAAGTTGGTAGGGCATGGAAGCCCAGCAATGACTGAACACTACACACACCTTGAAGAATCGACTGTTTTGCAGGCGGCGAGATCCTTAGACCATAGGATCATCGATGCCGACTTTGAGGAAGTGCGGACGGTGTCGCCATGGATACGGGAAGCACTTGGAACCGCAACGGCGCATAATTGGCAGGACGTAATTAACGAAGTGTTGGGGGGTGCATAGAATGCTATCGGAAGAAACATGGCAAAAGTTGGACACGGAACTTAAATACGAAAATGCCGCTCTTTCTGGCAATACCCGATCCCTTATTGAAAACCTCATATGCGATATAGAAAACGAACTGAGGCTCAGCAAGGAACCAGATCGACAATTGATCGGAGAGTTGCATTGCGTAGAAAATGCAGATGCGGTCTATAAAATTAAGAAACTGTATGACCAGTTATCAGAAAGTGATAAGCGCGAGTTGCGTATCAACCTATATGAAGCTTTCGGCGGTTACCCATATAAATTTCTTGAAGATAAGCTTGGACTGACTCATGCACAGGAGGTGAAATTTATAGAGTTTATAAAAGGGCGGGATCAACATAAACAAAAAGACCCAATTGCAGCAGCTCTTGAATGGGTGCTAGAGATGTCTGATCCACCCCAGAGAGGTAGGCCCAATGACGCGCGGACGGAAGCAAAGGAGATCTTATTTTGTGGTGTAGCTGAAATGTTTAAACCGCATTTTGACATATACCCCAGCAAAACGGTAGATGGAAGATTTGTATGTTTCATGGAAATACTTCTGTCCGATCTGGCACTGGTCAAATTACTAGGCAAACCAATGACATGTAATTCTATAAACAAATTCTGGAAGAAAATCGGCTAGGGTACATTATTGCACCTAATTTTGTAACCTAATGCAAGGCAGAATGTTATGTGACATTGAGATCCTTCGTGGGATAAGGAGTCGTTTTCGGGAGAGAACGACTCTTTCTCGTTTCAGACATAAACCCATGGAGGCAACCAGATGCAGACAGGTAATACAGAAGTAATTAAGATGATGGTCAACAACGACCCGACCATCCCCGACGAAACCCGCCAAGAAATCCTAGACGCACTATCCCGAAAAGGTGGAGGGCGAAAACCCAAGCTGATAACCCGCAAGAAGGCGGCGGAAATATTGGTGTGCTCAACCAAAACAATCGACCGCTATATCGAACGCGGTTTAATCCGGCAAATCCGGTTTACACAACGGCGTATCAGGTTCGAAGAATCAGAAATCATTGCACTTGCTCGGGACGGGGTTGGAGCATGAGTAAATCGACCCAAAAAAATGCCCCTGAGCCACGTTCTACGATCCTCAAACAGCAGGCCATGCTCCAAGAGGTAGCAGAAGACCACCGCAGCCGCCTTAATCATTTTAAGCGGGCTTACGAGGGGAATTCATTAAGGGCGGCAGTTACGGCTAAATGCAATGAGTGCACCTCGTGCGATACGGCCGCCATACGGGAATGCTCAGGCACGGCTTGTCCATTGAATCCATACAGGCCGTACCAACCGAAGGGCGAGACAGCAACACACTCGGAGGCCGAATCATGAAGGTTGTGAAAGTAGAGCCGTTAGCCAGCAAGGGCAATGTGAAAGCAACCGTGACCATTGAAACCGACAGCGGCGGCACCGTCGCAGGTCGATTGATAAAGCAGGTTGGCTATCGTGCCTACCTAGATCCCCCGCCTGGGTTGGCGCTGACCCACAAACAGAAACGCCATCTCCAGCAGGATGCGGTCAAGCGGTGGGCTTCGATGATTTCCGGTAGCCTTGAAGGCTTGCTTGACTCGGAAACCGTCTTCACGGGGAAACGATTCAAACGGTTGGGTGTGCAGTTGAAAGTGTTCTGCCCCGCCTGCGACCGCAATACGCCGAGTGAGTTCTCGCAAAAGACCGAGAACGGGCCGTACAGGAACGCGTGCTATTTTTGCGGGACGTTTCGCAAAGGAAAGCCGTTCATCGGTCGGCGGGAGATGGAAGAGATCCAAGATAGACTCAACGCCTGCGAAGGCAATGGAGAGACCCATGCAGACAAGCGAGTGGATTAGATCTCGCCGCCTGTTATGGGACGATGACGAATACATCCTGATTGCCAGCAGCGTAAAGAAGATCAGGCCCATGAAGCAGGCCGGTAAAGTTACCGTCCAGCCCAAGGCGCAGTATTGTTGCGGCAACTCGTTCAGGGCAGGAAGCACAAAACGCACTGACAACATCAGAAGACTGCATACATGGGTCATTGAGCACGACGAAAAAATGACTCTCCAGCATCAGCGCGATTTGTGGAAGTATGAGACCATGCCGCATACGCTCCGGGTCTTCTCCGGCAACAAATCAATTCATGTCTACATTCGGACGGTTGAGGACGTCGATGCCGAAACATGGAAACGCGTCGCAAAAGATTTGTTGCTGATCTTTCCATTCGCCGACAAGGGTGTTTTGGGTGGCAAATCTACCTTCTCAAGATTGCCTTGGGGAGTACGGATTGAAGGAGACCAGAGCATAGACCAGACGGTGGAGGCCACATATTCACGTATACCCCTGCAAACATTGCTCGATTGGATAGCCGAACAGGATGTGATAAAAGATAGGGAATGTGATATAGATATAGAAGAGTCCCGCCTGTCAGCAGACCAGTCATGCCCGAAAACGAGGAAAGAACTTGGCGAAAAATTTCCCGATCAAATGCGCCTGTACAAAAAACTCATCGAGCATCGGGTGATTGCTGAACAAGGCCGCCGCAATAGAGAATTGATCAAACTAATGAGCTTTGCATTTGACTCCGTCTCCGAAGAGGTTGCCTTGTTCTTTGCCGAATCGTTCTACAGACTGCATGCCCACGTTTTCGAAAACACCCTCGAAGAACACATGCAGAACGCTATCGATCACCAAAGAAACATGCTCGCCAGCTATCCCGCAAAACTCTCGCCGCAGGAACGC is a genomic window of Pontiella desulfatans containing:
- a CDS encoding tyrosine-type recombinase/integrase, encoding MKTIKAAGKSKRAPKGMGRLYIRGKDRKEYPAGTPNVEGGAYWLAYLKPTGATDANGKPVKKKTRVSLKDADGNSITTKKEAEEAQKRIIHQYVATSKEEQLISLKAKIEEATEERVKAVEEANPPLAISEAWESYRDNPKADLTSNIDTLKGYIGYWKAFSEWLGERNPHAVYLRDVTDKDAETYSKHLRKQLARGTYNKQIRFLRSLFTVVAKDARIAENPFEGILTIDKEEERDSRRALSVEELRTILERAEGELATLLFLGTFLGLRLGDCCTLSWSECNLAKGLVFRKTNKAKKRVSVGIPAPLMELLLQTPASNRKGYIVPDFAGRYTYRNATGATTQRGSITDQVQKHLGTVCGIRLYKEGTGKTPEYLEKLKQWEQGGCKGKKPTYKRAVVEVGFHSLRHSYVSLQAATGTPQAVVQKLVGHGSPAMTEHYTHLEESTVLQAARSLDHRIIDADFEEVRTVSPWIREALGTATAHNWQDVINEVLGGA
- a CDS encoding sulfatase-like hydrolase/transferase codes for the protein MKRILIALLLCHAAAQAQQNNILLIIGDDIGLDSLHISNDDPTASFPPIPTLQALAKDGVLFSNGYAYPTCSPTRSSILTGRYGYRTGVLSPQSSENFSAAEYTLPEIFADQGLDYELASFGKWHLGGGNDGPNELGGWPHFSGALGGGLNNYRRWTKVVDGVETNVTQTYATTENTKDAAAWINAQGTNNWFAWIGFNAAHTPLHQPPPNLFTVDLTGLDTTNHPRPFYEAIIEAMDNRIGWLLDEIDTNNTTIIFIGDNGTANDVIQPPYDIAGRAKGSLYEGGTHVPFFIWGADVADGGRTNDSVVHVADLFATIIELAGGVPPETGADSRSLVPILDNGTFAPAEDSVLVETDNLVPGGGSGRGIRSGSYKLIRKDGQDEEFYNLSVDPLEEINLLEGSLGTVDAAIYDALAEKLDSWTNTPMQVYVDLDNLTGPWDGTSWTSAFQTVQAGIDEAEAQGGANVWVAEGIYRPATNSDRSASFMLESGVHLLGGFDGSETSEDQRNPAAHVTTLSGDLGADNSYHVIVGANGATLDGFTITGGKADGAGQNLHGAGLFCVDEISMTVNQCIFTGNHAHEGAGVYAYNASSSDFTDCVFSNNTAKRGAALLLRNGCSGTFSNCTFAHNVADWAGGAIYADYGSSPWFHDCTFSANSTTGKGGAFFTDDLASQVGISSPVFIDCSFAGNSASYRGGGIYNFEGSETAVTNTSFVGNSAGTGGGAIANDYKSELTLSGNTFLNNSGGTGEADVDSDATSVVFQ
- a CDS encoding helix-turn-helix transcriptional regulator, with the protein product MQTGNTEVIKMMVNNDPTIPDETRQEILDALSRKGGGRKPKLITRKKAAEILVCSTKTIDRYIERGLIRQIRFTQRRIRFEESEIIALARDGVGA
- a CDS encoding choice-of-anchor Q domain-containing protein — translated: MSNQSKQGNNMKAFSYLLTGLLLAATAEAAIHVDAGNTGTEDGASWATAFNTVQEGIDAAETAGDPEVWVAAGTYAPTGGTLRRTTILLKSNIAVYGGFDGTETDRSMRDWIANPTILSGNIGDPGLATDNSFHVVSCTNATGAVLDGFTIRDGYADGPNTGGGANTGLNSTSAEAIVAGINHSAGGGIINFQAAASFYNCIVTNNHAGKAGGAYNMVSTTARGSDDDPNPYYENCTFVGNTSGGRGGAVQNDVATHPAFVNCRFLDNTCDGKGGGMYNDFYCSPFLTNCVFAGNYAIMAGAMGNDGSSSPTIVNCTFANNEAWDKGAAIYNGSHSASATANLPTIVNCIFFGNTITTAPGPTDLEVWHDNFPDITYSIVEEGYAGTGNMTGDPLFADAANHDFILVHGSPAIDAGTGNRTADIDGIPCPLDGDNNGSALADIGAHEYACAAADTDGDGMLDGWELGYGFNPRTAEDGTADSDLDGMDNADESIADTDPRDGNSLFEITAFSSASGTNEIVATASANRQYSLLYSTNLPAGEWVVASNQLNQAGSAEGVGFAHRTDATQIYYRVQVSVP
- a CDS encoding sulfatase-like hydrolase/transferase, with the translated sequence MKKYLIPMLALAAATASAVSDQVTGDATPDRHRTEQSVGKQGPSAQRLFTRFDANQDGKITEDEFRGPIQRFILLDLDSDGTITPEEAAAAPAPPNRGGRETRPSEAAPQQAPGINRAKAADGLPNIVFVYADDMGWTGTSLAMIAGDAASKSDFYLTPNLEKLAAKGMVFSQAYSPASLCTPSRAAVLTGKTPAEVHITTPGGGRSDNTRKLTTPQQAGQLSTDFPTIGTHLQAEGYATALLGKWHIGQGDDAGMYGFDYHDGATGNETHGSESDPKEIFSLTERGIKFMKQQVEAGRPFYLQLSHYAVHSPIETLKESGDKFEKLPAGKRHSDSQNAGMAWDLDTSLGTLMTAVADLGIARNTYLVFMSDNGAPGSPRRPNNQPLNAGKGTLYEGGIRVPLVISGPGIAPGTRSDIAVTGCDLMPTFCDWVGIDPGQVDGTSAAPLLTGKTKSIAREKPLLFHYPHYGQGPQKPQTAIIEGDFKLLKHWEDERYELFNLSRDIGEQDDLSTSNPEKLKELVAKMERRLKETDAQLPTPNPDYDPSKDQAQARGKRNRK